Proteins found in one Apostichopus japonicus isolate 1M-3 chromosome 16, ASM3797524v1, whole genome shotgun sequence genomic segment:
- the LOC139983616 gene encoding uncharacterized protein isoform X1 — translation MRYFFIENVIPIQPDRNISGTTEDEEIDNDDECSSASTGPSTSSGSSHSQGPSTPPLTHFAAGPSTSSGSSHSQGPSTPPLTHFAAGPSTSSGSSHSQGPSTPPLTHFAAGPSTSSGSFHSQGPSTPPLTHFAAGPSTSSGSSHSQGPSTPPLTHFAAGPSTSSGSFHSQGPSTPPLTHFAAGPSTSSGSSHSQGPSTPPLTHFAAGPSTSSGSSHSQGPSTPPLTHFAAGPSTSSGSFHSQGPSTPRLTHFAAGPSTSSGSSHSQGPSTPPLTYFAAGPSTSSGSSHSQGPSTPPLTYFAAGTSTSPDQTSTHLSCPNCTFLNRSSAVSWEICEASLSQSPLSTSTDDSINQNKDLKSSSRNSSN, via the exons ATGCGATATTTTTTCATAGAAAACGTTATACCTATACAACCAGACAGGAATATCTCAGGCACAACA GAAGATGAAGAaattgataatgatgatgaatgTTCATCAGCATCAACAGGACCATCCACCAGCTCTGGTTCATCTCACTCACAAGGGCCATCAACCCCACCATTGACTCACTTTGCTGCAGGACCATCCACCAGCTCTGGTTCATCTCACTCACAAGGGCCATCAACCCCACCATTGACTCACTTTGCTGCAGGACCATCCACCAGCTCTGGTTCATCTCACTCACAAGGGCCATCAACCCCACCATTGACTCACTTTGCTGCAGGACCATCCACCAGCTCTGGTTCATTTCACTCGCAAGGGCCATCAACCCCACCATTGACTCACTTTGCTGCAGGACCATCCACCAGCTCTGGTTCATCTCACTCACAAGGGCCATCAACCCCACCATTGACTCACTTTGCTGCAGGACCATCCACCAGCTCTGGTTCATTTCACTCGCAAGGGCCATCAACCCCACCATTGACTCACTTTGCTGCAGGACCATCCACCAGCTCTGGTTCATCTCACTCACAAGGGCCATCAACCCCACCATTGACTCACTTTGCTGCAGGACCATCCACCAGCTCTGGTTCATCTCACTCACAAGGGCCATCAACCCCACCATTGACTCACTTTGCTGCAGGACCATCCACCAGCTCTGGTTCATTTCACTCGCAAGGGCCATCAACCCCACGATTGACTCACTTTGCTGCAGGACCATCCACCAGCTCTGGTTCATCTCACTCACAAGGGCCGTCAACCCCACCATTGACTTACTTTGCTGCAGGACCATCCACCAGCTCTGGTTCATCTCACTCACAAGGGCCGTCAACCCCACCATTGACTTACTTTGCTGCAGGAACTTCAACCAGCCCTGACCAGACATCAACACATTTAAGTTGCCCAAACTGCACTTTTCTAAACAGATCCAGTGCTGTAAGCTGGGAGATATGTGAAG CTTCACTCAGTCAATCACCATTGTCAACCTCAACTGATGACTCCATCAATCAAAACAAAGATCTAAAGAGTTCATCCAGAAATTCATCAAACTGA